Proteins encoded in a region of the Scatophagus argus isolate fScaArg1 chromosome 1, fScaArg1.pri, whole genome shotgun sequence genome:
- the galr1b gene encoding galanin receptor type 1b, which translates to MLLLGNDTCGSSDLPPSNHSETAESDGAGPEAVIVPVVFGLIFVVGVVGNSLVMLVIGKVGYHSRGRDGGGGGTSRSSSPTNVFIVNLSVADLSFLLFCVPFHATVYSLPEWVFGAFLCKFGHYFSTVSMLVSIFTLVAMSVDRYIAVVRSRKSPSVRSRRNALTGLCIIWTLSLLCSVPVAQHQVLTNHPAAPNNSFCWEKWSGASKQSYKVTILLIGYLLPLLLISCCYTKVLLHLHKKMKNMSKKSERSKRKTAQTVLLLVTAFTICWMPHHIIAMWVEFGNFPLTDASFAFRIISHCLSYGNSCINPVLYAFLSENFRKACSQVFTCCFLYPPPPNSKVVRFRMETFSSTHSTNV; encoded by the exons atgctgctgctgggaaACGACACCTGCGGCTCATCTGACCTTCCGCCGTCCAACCACTCGGAGACGGCGGAGAGCGACGGCGCGGGACCGGAGGCGGTGATCGTGCCGGTGGTGTTCGGGCTGATCTTcgtggtgggggtggtgggaaACTCTCTTGTGATGCTGGTGATCGGGAAGGTGGGGTACCATAGCAGAGGGAGAGacggtggtggtggggggacaAGTCGCTCCAGCAGCCCGACCAACGTCTTCATCGTGAACCTGAGCGTGGCGGACCTCAGCTTCCTCCTTTTCTGCGTCCCCTTCCATGCCACCGTCTACTCCCTGCCGGAGTGGGTGTTCGGAGCCTTCCTCTGTAAATTCGGGCACTACTTCTCCACCGTCAGCATGCTGGTGAGCATCTTCACGCTGGTGGCCATGTCTGTGGACCGCTACATTGCCGTGGTGCGCTCCAGAAAGTCTCCGAGCGTCCGGAGCCGCAGGAACGCGCTGACCGGTCTGTGCATCATATGGACGCTGTCTTTGCTGTGCTCGGTGCCGGTGGCCCAGCACCAAGTCCTCACCAACCACCCCGCCGCCCCCAACAACTCCTTTTGCTGGGAAAAGTGGTCCGGAGCCTCCAAGCAGTCGTACAAGGTGACCATTCTGTTGATCGGATATcttctgccactgctgctgatCAGCTGCTGCTACACAAAG GTTTTACTTCATCTACATAAAAAGATGAAGAACATGTCCAAGAAGTCTGAGCGTTCCAAAAGAAAG ACGGCTCAGACAGTTCTCCTGCTTGTCACCGCCTTCACCATCTGCTGGATGCCCCACCACATCATCGCTATGTGGGTGGAGTTCGGCAACTTCCCCCTGACTGACGCCTCCTTTGCCTTTCGCATCATCTCCCACTGTTTGTCTTATGGAAATTCTTGCATCAACCCCGTGCTCTACGCCTTTCTGTCTGAGAACTTCCGCAAGGCCTGCAGTCAAGTCTTCACCTGCTGTTTCCTGTACCCGCCGCCACCCAACAGCAAAGTGGTCCGTTTCCGCATGGAGACCTTCTCCTCCACGCACTCCACCAATGTATGA